A portion of the Bifidobacterium lemurum genome contains these proteins:
- a CDS encoding pyridoxal phosphate-dependent aminotransferase: MTVRFSSRVDIREPNPIAVAEAQAKAEGVALDRLNDSNPTRHGLAPALVPDIYTADPRGPRKARESLAAFLTARTAGYRYVSVGTSPDGGVDARGSAAVGAGGGVRDSAIAGTGGDARGDTTVGTEGAARNRAAAGDDARNHTAGEARCLVDPDDLYLLSSTSQAYSWLFKLLCDPGDAVLAPKPGYPLIESIAALECVDTIAYRLRYDGSWYIDTGELAALLDSEAGARVRALVLINPNNPTGSYVKPSERETLINLCAAHGVALIADEVFYDYTLEPFDGNSRMAGERGALTFALDGFSKMLAAPHAKVGWIQVSGPDHDVAEAKRRLDVIADDYLPMSDLIAQAIPDLLDAAEDQTARVRERVRGNLARLHELLDQDDCGVASVPHAEGGWNVLVRVPSVIDENELVLRLIEERRLTGQPGYFFDMESNGYLAVSLLPEPQEFERLIRSMLSVVDAMTQEKMA; the protein is encoded by the coding sequence ATGACCGTGCGTTTCTCATCCCGCGTGGATATCCGCGAACCCAATCCAATCGCCGTGGCCGAAGCCCAGGCCAAAGCCGAGGGCGTGGCACTCGACCGTCTCAACGACTCCAATCCCACACGGCACGGGTTGGCACCGGCTTTGGTCCCAGACATCTACACCGCCGATCCGCGCGGCCCACGCAAGGCGCGCGAATCCCTGGCCGCTTTCCTCACCGCTCGCACGGCGGGGTACCGGTACGTCTCCGTCGGGACTTCCCCGGACGGCGGTGTTGACGCACGAGGCAGTGCCGCTGTCGGGGCTGGGGGTGGCGTACGGGACAGTGCTATCGCCGGGACGGGTGGAGACGCACGGGGCGATACCACTGTCGGGACAGAGGGGGCCGCGCGGAATCGCGCCGCCGCGGGTGACGACGCGCGGAACCATACCGCAGGAGAGGCGAGATGCCTGGTCGATCCGGACGACCTGTACCTGCTCAGCTCCACCTCGCAGGCCTATTCGTGGCTGTTCAAACTGCTGTGCGATCCGGGGGATGCGGTGCTCGCGCCCAAGCCCGGCTATCCGCTGATCGAATCCATCGCCGCCCTCGAATGCGTGGACACCATCGCCTATCGGCTGCGTTACGACGGATCGTGGTATATCGACACGGGCGAACTCGCCGCGCTGCTCGACTCCGAGGCCGGTGCCCGCGTACGTGCGCTGGTGCTCATCAACCCCAACAATCCCACCGGTTCCTACGTCAAGCCCTCCGAGCGCGAGACGCTGATCAATTTATGCGCCGCGCATGGCGTGGCGCTGATCGCCGACGAGGTGTTCTACGACTACACGCTCGAACCGTTCGACGGCAACTCGCGCATGGCGGGGGAACGCGGCGCTCTCACGTTCGCGTTGGACGGATTCTCGAAAATGCTGGCCGCGCCGCATGCCAAGGTCGGTTGGATCCAGGTTTCCGGACCCGATCATGACGTGGCGGAGGCGAAACGGCGGCTGGACGTCATCGCCGACGACTACCTGCCCATGAGCGATCTGATCGCGCAAGCCATTCCCGACCTGCTGGACGCGGCCGAGGACCAGACCGCGCGGGTGCGCGAGCGGGTGCGCGGCAATCTCGCGCGGCTGCACGAGCTGCTGGACCAGGACGACTGCGGTGTGGCCAGCGTGCCGCACGCCGAAGGCGGCTGGAACGTGCTGGTGCGCGTGCCGTCGGTGATCGACGAGAACGAGCTGGTGCTGCGCCTGATCGAGGAACGTCGCCTCACCGGCCAGCCGGGCTATTTCTTCGATATGGAATCCAACGGCTATCTCGCCGTCTCGCTGCTGCCCGAACCGCAAGAATTCGAGCGGCTGATCCGTTCGATGCTCTCGGTTGTCGACGCGATGACGCAAGAAAAAATGGCCTAA
- a CDS encoding glycosyltransferase family 2 protein, which yields MTQAKKTIDKLALIVTTYKRQQLLGTLFDSILELEQAPWRVVIVDNEQSDETAAMVAGFSDKVTSQWGATVADRSGNESRVVYAPQKENLGGAGGFSAGVKKAYELGAEWFWVMDDDVAVLPGAIAKLAKWTDRHEVIQGSRFDYDGGPFYWQYDFIVPLGIPNPIAPAAFGNAGYRVMNTLCFEGGLFSRRVVKEIGLPDPRFFIYWDDTIYGYRASKVTNPIVVPDVILRRTREIGNWDIAGVRQLNSTSDMNRYHIMRNRGYMARYFMEHGDFHPFLFGVGTLATAAKELIRLVMVDREHVRTGVVKIAQGWWDSRKLLHDPSWKPMAPLKD from the coding sequence ATGACTCAAGCCAAGAAGACCATCGACAAGCTTGCCCTCATCGTCACCACGTATAAGCGCCAGCAGCTGCTCGGCACCCTGTTCGACTCGATTCTGGAGTTGGAGCAGGCTCCGTGGCGCGTCGTCATCGTCGACAACGAGCAATCCGATGAGACGGCCGCCATGGTGGCCGGGTTCTCGGATAAGGTCACCTCCCAGTGGGGCGCCACTGTGGCCGATAGAAGCGGCAACGAATCCCGTGTGGTGTACGCGCCGCAGAAGGAGAATCTCGGTGGCGCGGGCGGCTTCTCCGCCGGTGTGAAGAAAGCCTACGAGCTTGGGGCCGAATGGTTCTGGGTGATGGACGACGACGTGGCCGTGCTGCCTGGCGCCATCGCCAAACTCGCTAAATGGACCGACCGCCACGAAGTGATCCAAGGATCGCGCTTCGACTACGACGGCGGCCCGTTCTACTGGCAGTACGACTTCATCGTGCCGTTGGGCATCCCCAACCCGATCGCGCCGGCCGCGTTCGGCAACGCGGGCTACCGTGTGATGAACACGCTGTGCTTCGAAGGCGGCCTGTTCAGCCGTCGCGTGGTCAAGGAGATCGGCCTGCCCGATCCGCGCTTCTTCATCTACTGGGACGATACGATCTACGGCTACCGCGCCAGCAAGGTCACCAATCCGATCGTCGTGCCGGACGTGATCCTGCGCCGCACCCGCGAGATCGGCAACTGGGATATCGCCGGCGTGCGCCAGCTCAACTCCACCTCCGACATGAACCGCTACCACATCATGCGCAACCGCGGCTATATGGCCCGCTATTTCATGGAACACGGCGACTTCCACCCCTTCCTGTTCGGTGTGGGCACGCTCGCCACCGCCGCCAAGGAGCTGATCCGGCTGGTGATGGTGGATCGCGAGCATGTGCGCACCGGCGTGGTGAAGATCGCGCAGGGATGGTGGGATTCGCGCAAGCTGCTGCATGATCCGTCGTGGAAGCCGATGGCGCCGTTGAAGGACTGA
- a CDS encoding ECF transporter S component, giving the protein MHATTSESNAHEDARHNAHSTGVADSGRWSTKRIAMYALFVALAMVTSFIEFPLIPGVQWLKYDPSGIVCLVAGFAFGPSAAAIVSVLGFLPHVFTNPWGTLMAVLVALCLSVPAALVYRGKRTRSRALVGILVGAVCALAAALVGNLLITPIYAHMTMAQVAAMIVPILLPFNLVKFAIHAVVTFLVYKPVSNLLDRA; this is encoded by the coding sequence ATGCATGCCACCACCAGCGAATCCAACGCGCACGAGGACGCGCGGCATAACGCGCATTCGACGGGCGTGGCCGATTCGGGGCGCTGGTCCACCAAACGCATCGCCATGTACGCGCTGTTCGTGGCGTTGGCGATGGTGACGAGCTTCATCGAATTTCCTTTGATCCCCGGCGTGCAGTGGCTCAAATACGATCCCAGCGGCATCGTGTGTCTGGTGGCCGGCTTCGCGTTCGGCCCCTCGGCGGCCGCAATCGTCAGCGTGCTGGGCTTCCTGCCGCATGTGTTCACGAATCCGTGGGGCACGCTGATGGCGGTGCTGGTGGCGTTGTGCCTGTCGGTGCCGGCCGCTCTGGTCTACCGCGGCAAGCGCACGCGTTCGCGCGCCCTGGTTGGCATCCTCGTCGGCGCGGTGTGCGCGCTGGCGGCCGCGCTGGTGGGCAATCTGCTGATCACGCCGATCTACGCGCATATGACCATGGCACAGGTGGCGGCGATGATCGTGCCGATTCTGCTGCCGTTCAACCTCGTCAAATTCGCCATCCACGCCGTCGTGACCTTCCTGGTCTACAAGCCGGTGTCGAATCTGCTGGACCGGGCATGA
- a CDS encoding TM2 domain-containing protein codes for MTDYQQQVPQPDNEQNAGYGAQQTGYGQADSYASTQNSYAPQGGTSQPQYEQPTQGYTQPQYEQPQDYDQQQGYAQQQQPYGQQSYTQYTGQSYGQQPYTQYTGQPYGQQPYGQPYGQPYMPVYGGRSKLAAGLLGIFLGSLGVHNFYLGNTGKAVAQLLLTLVGWIVIVGPLVSGIWALVEAILILCSQPGSPWHQDANGRELAD; via the coding sequence ATGACCGACTATCAACAGCAGGTCCCCCAGCCCGACAACGAGCAGAACGCGGGCTATGGCGCGCAGCAGACCGGCTACGGACAGGCCGATTCCTACGCGTCGACGCAGAATTCCTACGCGCCGCAGGGCGGCACCAGCCAGCCGCAATACGAGCAGCCGACCCAGGGCTATACGCAGCCGCAGTACGAACAGCCGCAGGACTACGACCAGCAGCAGGGGTACGCCCAGCAACAGCAGCCGTACGGGCAGCAGTCCTACACCCAGTACACCGGCCAGTCCTACGGCCAGCAGCCGTACACCCAGTACACCGGCCAACCGTATGGCCAGCAGCCGTACGGGCAACCCTACGGCCAGCCGTATATGCCCGTCTATGGCGGCAGGTCGAAGCTGGCCGCCGGTCTGCTCGGCATCTTCCTGGGATCGCTGGGCGTGCACAACTTCTATCTGGGCAACACCGGCAAGGCGGTCGCGCAGCTGCTGCTGACGCTGGTCGGCTGGATCGTCATCGTCGGACCGCTCGTCTCGGGCATCTGGGCGCTGGTCGAGGCGATTCTCATCCTGTGCAGCCAGCCCGGCAGTCCGTGGCACCAAGACGCCAACGGCAGGGAACTCGCCGACTGA
- a CDS encoding ATP-binding cassette domain-containing protein: MGLFFTTRDLPRPTALRFALDGAGHTYEDGQVGLEPTSLTITERRVAVIGLNGSGKSTLLGLLDGSLAATRGTVTIQGVHDADGTSADEETLDTASKRDRKRIDQLIGRVRREEIPNAFYRAATIGDAVDEALKKHKVPQSERQARIGNLFAHFSLADVARRRADELDSEKRHLLAITAALSFDPSAIVADEPSKGLDEIGTRHVAEALFGYDKQVVFATHDTAMITRPEYAIDRALVLDEGSIAFDGAPAQAVEFYERLIRDKAAALRA; the protein is encoded by the coding sequence ATGGGATTGTTCTTCACCACTCGCGACCTGCCCCGACCGACCGCCTTGCGTTTCGCGCTCGATGGCGCGGGCCACACCTATGAGGATGGACAGGTGGGACTCGAGCCCACATCGCTGACCATCACCGAGCGTCGCGTCGCCGTCATCGGATTGAACGGCTCGGGCAAATCCACCCTGCTGGGCCTGCTGGACGGTTCCCTCGCCGCGACCCGCGGCACGGTGACGATCCAAGGCGTCCATGACGCGGACGGGACTTCGGCCGACGAGGAGACGCTGGATACCGCCTCCAAACGCGACCGCAAACGCATCGACCAGCTGATCGGCCGCGTGCGCCGCGAGGAGATCCCCAACGCCTTCTACCGGGCGGCCACCATCGGCGACGCCGTGGACGAGGCGTTGAAGAAGCATAAGGTGCCGCAATCGGAACGTCAGGCGCGGATCGGCAACCTGTTCGCGCATTTCTCACTGGCCGACGTGGCCCGCCGCCGCGCCGACGAATTGGATTCCGAAAAGCGGCATCTGCTGGCCATCACGGCCGCGCTCAGCTTCGACCCGAGCGCCATCGTCGCCGATGAGCCAAGCAAGGGATTGGACGAGATCGGCACACGACATGTGGCCGAGGCGCTGTTCGGCTACGACAAGCAGGTGGTGTTCGCCACGCATGACACGGCGATGATCACGCGTCCCGAATACGCGATCGACCGCGCGCTGGTGCTTGACGAGGGGTCCATCGCGTTCGACGGCGCGCCCGCGCAGGCCGTCGAGTTCTACGAACGGCTCATCCGTGACAAAGCGGCGGCGTTGCGCGCCTAA
- a CDS encoding YhbY family RNA-binding protein: MALTKKQTKQLRALANQLNPVFHVGKNDLTDAAVDQADDLIERRELIKCAVQNGSELTAKEAAADLAERLGAEVVQTIGNRFVLFRRSHRDDVEHIRLVRE, encoded by the coding sequence ATGGCATTGACCAAAAAGCAGACCAAGCAGCTGCGCGCGCTCGCGAACCAGCTCAATCCCGTGTTCCACGTGGGCAAGAACGATTTGACCGACGCGGCCGTGGACCAGGCCGACGATCTGATCGAACGCCGCGAGCTCATCAAATGCGCCGTGCAGAACGGTTCCGAGCTGACCGCCAAGGAGGCGGCCGCGGATCTCGCCGAGCGGCTCGGCGCGGAGGTCGTGCAGACCATCGGCAACCGCTTCGTGCTCTTCCGCCGCTCGCATCGAGACGATGTGGAGCATATCCGCTTGGTGCGCGAGTAG
- a CDS encoding energy-coupling factor transporter ATPase, translating into MSSPSANGTAADGAPDSPGTAERAIARLEHVRFSYDAGATWALDDVSLDIAPGEYVCLTGANGSGKSTLARLLCALSAPDGGVVTLLGRRVFDGRGAHADDYRMARRGIGAVFQNPEDQIVTTIVEDDVAFGPENLAAPRNDIGSRIADALRAVDLADMRAADPTRMSGGQQQRVAIAGMLAMRPRMLVLDEPTAMLDPEARAELLAVLDTLHARGTTIVHVTHHADETARASRIIRLEGGRVADDGRTDATDAVPTICDASADAADDTAEMAAGGYGDAADGRAESSSRMGTDPDAETDESDQTRRNPRTETHRPPSDASRPADETRPDSDTGPAVTVDHVSFSFSGAESPALDDVSFDVRRGEVLAIMGRNGSGKSTLARLLCALETPSRGDITVGGVKVATGRASGASKRAPRKALRELRRQVGYVMQHPERQLFAETVADDVAYGPRNQGLSEREVDDRVAWALSMLGIAHLADRDPFSLSGGQQRLAAVAGVIACLPRVLVLDEPTASLDERASAAIRRLVRELQTQGVTVLIVTHNAHEARELADRVLVMRHGRVASLLAVEDAFSDGGALNDEGARTDDTNESDEIHAGSDRATKRPSRAPLAQVDPRVKMVAFLAMMFTAFAIATPAQLALCAAMAAGLIAAARLRPLRLLASVRAFLALFVVMGLLNVFFVRGGTPIAQFGPITITDEGVGIAVLYACRFALVIVMGAIFLETTTPTRMTDAFASLLSPLRRLGVHTQELSLVLSLALRFIPTLMQETMAVIDAQSARGGGVETGTPTRRIRALAAIIVPVFAGTLRHAGNLGLALDARCYEEGIRRTQWHAMRVSSRDVVFAALAVAYIAALLAIPAFLVW; encoded by the coding sequence ATGAGTTCGCCTTCCGCCAACGGGACCGCCGCCGACGGCGCACCGGATTCGCCCGGCACTGCCGAGCGGGCCATCGCGCGGTTGGAACACGTCCGCTTCAGCTATGACGCGGGCGCGACCTGGGCGTTGGACGACGTGTCGTTGGACATCGCCCCGGGCGAATACGTGTGCCTGACCGGAGCGAACGGTTCGGGCAAATCCACGCTGGCGCGTCTGCTGTGCGCGTTGAGCGCGCCCGACGGCGGCGTCGTGACCCTGTTGGGCAGGCGCGTGTTCGACGGGCGTGGCGCGCACGCCGACGACTATCGGATGGCGCGGCGCGGCATCGGAGCGGTGTTCCAGAATCCCGAGGACCAGATCGTCACCACCATCGTCGAGGACGACGTGGCCTTCGGGCCGGAGAATCTGGCCGCGCCGCGAAACGACATCGGCTCTCGCATCGCCGACGCGTTGCGCGCGGTGGACCTCGCCGACATGCGCGCGGCCGACCCCACGCGCATGAGCGGCGGGCAACAGCAGCGCGTCGCCATCGCCGGCATGCTCGCCATGCGTCCGCGCATGCTCGTGCTCGATGAGCCGACCGCCATGCTCGACCCCGAAGCGCGGGCGGAACTGCTTGCGGTGCTCGACACGTTGCACGCGCGGGGCACGACCATCGTGCATGTCACGCATCACGCCGACGAGACGGCGCGCGCCTCCCGCATCATCCGGCTGGAGGGCGGCCGCGTCGCCGACGACGGCCGGACGGACGCGACGGATGCCGTGCCGACGATCTGCGATGCCTCCGCAGACGCGGCCGACGATACCGCGGAAATGGCGGCCGGCGGCTACGGCGATGCGGCGGACGGCCGTGCCGAATCCTCATCGCGTATGGGGACGGACCCCGACGCGGAAACGGACGAATCGGACCAGACGCGGCGCAATCCGCGGACCGAAACCCATCGGCCACCGTCGGATGCATCCCGACCAGCCGACGAGACGCGTCCGGATTCCGATACCGGGCCGGCCGTCACGGTGGACCACGTGAGCTTCTCCTTTTCCGGTGCCGAGAGCCCGGCGCTCGACGACGTGTCGTTCGACGTGCGTCGGGGCGAGGTCCTGGCCATCATGGGACGCAACGGCTCCGGCAAATCCACGCTGGCCCGTCTGCTGTGCGCGTTGGAGACCCCAAGCCGTGGCGATATCACGGTCGGGGGAGTGAAGGTCGCCACGGGGCGAGCGTCGGGCGCATCGAAACGCGCGCCGCGCAAAGCCTTGCGCGAGCTGCGTCGGCAGGTCGGCTACGTGATGCAGCATCCCGAACGACAGCTGTTCGCCGAAACGGTCGCCGACGACGTGGCCTACGGTCCGCGCAACCAGGGATTATCCGAACGCGAGGTCGACGACCGGGTGGCGTGGGCGTTGTCGATGCTCGGCATCGCCCATCTTGCCGACCGCGACCCGTTCAGCCTGTCCGGCGGACAGCAGCGCCTGGCCGCGGTCGCCGGCGTGATCGCCTGCCTCCCGCGCGTGCTGGTGCTCGACGAGCCGACCGCCAGCCTGGATGAACGGGCGAGCGCCGCGATCCGCCGGCTGGTGCGCGAGCTGCAAACCCAAGGCGTGACGGTGCTGATCGTCACCCATAACGCACATGAGGCGCGCGAACTCGCCGACCGCGTGCTGGTTATGCGGCACGGGCGGGTGGCGTCGCTGCTGGCGGTGGAAGATGCCTTCTCGGACGGTGGCGCGCTGAATGACGAAGGTGCGCGGACCGATGACACAAACGAATCAGACGAAATCCACGCCGGCTCCGACCGCGCGACGAAGCGGCCTTCTCGCGCGCCGCTGGCCCAAGTGGACCCGCGCGTGAAGATGGTCGCGTTTCTGGCGATGATGTTCACCGCCTTCGCCATCGCCACGCCGGCGCAACTGGCGCTGTGCGCGGCGATGGCGGCCGGGCTGATCGCCGCGGCGCGTCTGCGTCCGCTGCGGCTGCTCGCCTCGGTGCGCGCCTTCCTCGCGCTGTTCGTGGTGATGGGGCTGCTGAACGTGTTCTTCGTGCGCGGCGGCACGCCGATCGCCCAATTCGGCCCGATCACGATCACCGACGAGGGCGTGGGCATCGCCGTGCTGTACGCGTGCCGTTTCGCGCTGGTCATCGTCATGGGCGCGATCTTTCTGGAAACCACCACCCCCACGCGAATGACCGACGCGTTCGCGTCGCTGCTGAGCCCATTGCGCAGGCTCGGCGTGCACACGCAGGAACTGTCGCTGGTGCTGAGCCTCGCCCTGCGGTTCATCCCCACACTCATGCAGGAGACCATGGCCGTCATCGACGCGCAGTCGGCGCGCGGCGGCGGAGTGGAAACCGGCACGCCGACGCGGCGGATCAGGGCGTTGGCCGCCATCATCGTGCCGGTGTTCGCCGGAACCCTGCGGCATGCCGGCAATCTCGGCCTTGCGTTGGACGCGCGCTGTTATGAGGAGGGGATCCGCCGCACGCAATGGCATGCGATGCGCGTCTCCTCACGCGACGTCGTGTTCGCCGCGCTCGCCGTGGCCTACATCGCGGCATTGCTGGCGATTCCCGCGTTCCTCGTGTGGTGA
- the ppgK gene encoding polyphosphate--glucose phosphotransferase, with translation MIETAQAFGVDIGGSGIKAAPVNLEKGEFAEPRLKILTPEVSTPQAVAAIVRQQLEHFEVPESAPVGIAFPAPIKPGKKLDFMANLDQSWIGVDVTEVFSEACGRPVVVVNDADAAGLAEQQFGAAQGQDGLVVATTLGTGIGTALIYNGVLIPNSELGHIILDEKHLDAEKYAASSIREQKDLGYKKWAKRLTKYYGLMETYLNPDLFVVGGGVSRMSDRFLPYIEIKTPIVPAKLRNEAGIVGAAYYASTKQA, from the coding sequence ATGATTGAGACAGCACAGGCCTTTGGCGTTGATATTGGAGGATCCGGCATCAAGGCCGCGCCCGTCAACCTGGAGAAGGGCGAATTCGCCGAGCCGCGTCTGAAGATCCTCACCCCTGAGGTCTCCACTCCGCAGGCGGTGGCCGCCATCGTGCGCCAGCAGCTCGAGCATTTTGAGGTGCCCGAGTCCGCGCCCGTCGGCATCGCGTTCCCGGCCCCGATCAAGCCCGGTAAGAAGCTTGACTTCATGGCCAACCTCGACCAGTCCTGGATCGGTGTGGATGTCACCGAGGTCTTCTCCGAGGCGTGCGGTCGTCCGGTCGTTGTGGTGAACGACGCCGACGCCGCCGGTCTGGCCGAACAGCAGTTCGGTGCCGCCCAGGGCCAGGACGGCCTGGTCGTGGCCACCACGCTCGGCACCGGCATCGGCACCGCCCTGATCTACAACGGCGTGCTGATTCCCAACAGCGAGCTCGGCCACATCATCCTCGACGAGAAGCATCTCGACGCCGAGAAGTACGCCGCCTCCTCGATTCGCGAACAGAAGGACCTCGGCTACAAGAAGTGGGCGAAGCGTCTGACCAAGTACTACGGTCTGATGGAAACCTACCTCAACCCCGACCTGTTCGTCGTCGGCGGTGGCGTGAGCCGTATGAGCGACCGCTTCCTGCCGTACATCGAGATCAAGACCCCGATTGTGCCGGCCAAGCTGCGCAACGAGGCCGGCATCGTGGGTGCCGCCTACTACGCCAGCACCAAGCAGGCCTGA
- a CDS encoding MFS transporter, translating into MSNVPIQTTDRTNGAVAPTDERIPLKLIGAIVAVGSLAFIGILTETVMTVLFPELMREFDVDMATVQWITTIYLLAVAATMPVSSFLKRRFPLKAIFLAALALAIVGSLIMIVASAFPMLIVARVIQGIGSGIATPLMMNIILEQSPRSKIGRLMGVGSLVITVAPAIGPTVGGAVTSVLPWRAIFVAAVPLMLIAMVIGLKCIEQKAPTEAAYLDPIQLLSIVLALCGLVLALNQAGVAVSAAMAGTPATRSAVIAVVSLIVGLGSLVLFALSSRKAFSPLLRLGILRDRVVLLHLVEYTILPIVSIGFGYVITNVAQLSLGTSAFLAGSLVLPGALVGAVCSPLGGWLYDRFGAVRPILIPLGIAILGPALLLVFSMRLTPAMLAGFYFIFGFFFALGNPNVMTSALSSIPRQFAPDGNAIFNTCLQFGGAAGTALFSTILAVAQAGHGEEGSAEFMHATAVGGMWTFAVMVVICVAGWACLAAAFRIRSHRAA; encoded by the coding sequence ATGTCCAACGTGCCCATCCAAACCACAGATCGAACGAACGGCGCGGTCGCGCCAACCGACGAGCGCATCCCGCTCAAGCTCATCGGCGCGATCGTCGCCGTGGGGTCGCTGGCCTTCATCGGCATCCTCACCGAAACGGTGATGACCGTGCTGTTCCCCGAACTCATGCGCGAGTTCGACGTGGACATGGCCACCGTGCAATGGATCACCACCATCTACCTGCTGGCCGTGGCCGCCACGATGCCTGTCTCGTCGTTCCTCAAACGCCGATTCCCGTTGAAGGCCATCTTTCTGGCTGCTCTCGCCCTGGCTATCGTCGGCTCGCTGATCATGATCGTCGCCTCCGCGTTCCCCATGCTCATCGTGGCCCGCGTGATTCAAGGCATCGGCTCGGGTATCGCCACGCCGCTGATGATGAACATCATCCTCGAACAGTCGCCGCGCTCGAAAATCGGCCGACTGATGGGCGTCGGCTCGCTGGTGATCACCGTGGCCCCCGCCATCGGCCCGACCGTGGGTGGCGCGGTGACCAGCGTGCTGCCGTGGAGGGCGATTTTCGTGGCCGCAGTGCCGCTGATGCTGATCGCCATGGTCATCGGACTCAAATGCATCGAACAGAAGGCACCCACCGAAGCCGCCTATCTCGACCCGATCCAGCTGCTGAGCATCGTGCTCGCCCTGTGCGGACTGGTGCTCGCGCTCAACCAGGCCGGCGTGGCCGTGAGCGCCGCCATGGCCGGCACGCCCGCGACTCGCAGCGCCGTCATCGCCGTCGTCAGCCTCATCGTGGGATTGGGCTCGCTCGTGCTGTTCGCGCTCAGCTCGCGCAAGGCGTTCTCGCCGCTGCTGCGCTTGGGCATCCTGCGTGACCGCGTCGTGCTGCTGCATCTGGTGGAATATACGATTCTGCCGATCGTCTCCATCGGCTTCGGTTACGTGATCACCAACGTGGCGCAGCTCTCGCTGGGGACCAGCGCCTTCCTCGCCGGCTCGCTGGTGCTGCCCGGCGCGCTGGTCGGCGCGGTCTGCTCGCCGCTCGGCGGCTGGCTGTACGACCGTTTCGGCGCGGTGCGGCCGATCCTCATCCCGCTGGGCATCGCCATCCTCGGCCCGGCGCTGCTGCTGGTGTTCTCCATGCGGCTCACCCCGGCGATGCTCGCCGGCTTCTACTTCATCTTCGGATTCTTCTTCGCGCTCGGCAACCCCAATGTGATGACCAGCGCGTTGAGCTCCATTCCGCGACAGTTCGCCCCCGACGGCAACGCGATCTTCAACACCTGCCTGCAGTTCGGCGGCGCGGCCGGCACGGCGTTGTTCTCCACGATTCTGGCCGTGGCCCAAGCCGGGCATGGCGAGGAGGGGAGCGCCGAGTTCATGCACGCCACCGCGGTGGGCGGCATGTGGACCTTCGCGGTGATGGTGGTGATCTGCGTGGCAGGTTGGGCCTGTCTGGCCGCCGCGTTCCGCATCAGGTCGCATCGCGCGGCGTAA